In Halichondria panicea chromosome 9, odHalPani1.1, whole genome shotgun sequence, a genomic segment contains:
- the LOC135340650 gene encoding RNA polymerase-associated protein LEO1-like yields the protein MDVQEESSSSESSASSSEAETSEESSVAEEEPQKVNVPKDASSSESEENTLLSQKNTTQDIFGTDVLSDSSSESESAEDREKGTPEPPVASPIGQSPVPMETNEGESKTVERLFGEGLDLSSSDDDMPTLHRHELMTEESGERGATGEEPAAPEEEVPRIFVEIPRCTAHIGSDLHFVKLPNFLSVETRPFVPDLYEDEGEDDDVLDEEGRTRLKLKVENTIRWRYSMDEAGNEVRESNARIVRWTDGSMSLYLGGEIFDINKQILSGEYSHLFVRQGTGLQGQAVFRNKLTFRPHSTDSQTHRKMTLSIADRFSKAQKIRVLPAVGRDPESDRLARIKKEEVNLRANVRKESQKRRIRERHAQKGGLTASYLEPDRELDLEDDIGAIKSSVRSRVYKAYDSEDGSSDEERQRLLQAKKDDEGTKRESGVKVKRSKQRILSDEDESD from the exons ATGGATGTTCAAGAGGAGAGCAGTAGTAGCGAGAGCAGTGCCTCCAGTAGCGAGGCAGAGACCTCTGAGGAGAGCAGCGTAGCAGAGGAGGAGCCACAGAAG GTGAATGTCCCAAAGGATGCgtcctccagtgagagtgagGAGAACACTCTACTGAGTCAGAAGAACACCACTCAAGACATCTTTGGAACTGATGTTCTATC TGACTCCAGTAGTGAGAGTGAATCTGCAGAGGATAGGGAGAAGGGAACACCTGAACCCCCAGTGGCTTCTCCTATTGGTCAATCCCCGGTACCCATGGAAACTAACGAGGGTGAATCCAAGACTGTGGAGAGACTGTTTGGGGAGGGATTAGATCTGTCTTCATC GGATGATGATATGCCCACCCTTCACCGACATGAGCTGATGACAGAAGAGTCAGGGGAAAGAGGGGCCACAGGAGAGGAGCCAGCTGCTCCAGAGGAGGAGGTTCCCAGGATATTTGTGGAGATACCTCGCTGTACTGCACACATCGGCTCAGACTTGCATTTTGTCAAACTACCAAACTTCCTCTCAGTGGAGACTAG ACCGTTTGTGCCTGACTTGTACGAGGACGAGGGAGAGGATGATGATGTGCTGGACGAGGAGGGGAGGACCAGACTCAAACTAAAG GTTGAGAACACTATTCGATGGCGCTACTCGATGGATGAGGCTGGCAACGAGGTGAGAGAGAGCAATGCTCGGATAGTGCGCTGGACTGATGGATCAATGTCCCTCTATCTCGGAGGAGAGATATTCGATATTAACAAGCAGATCTTGTCTGGAGAGTACAGTCACCTCTTTGTTAGACAAG GTACTGGGCTGCAAGGTCAGGCTGTATTCAGGAACAAGCTCACCTTTAGACCCCACTCAACGGACAGTCAAACGCATCGTAAAATGACACTCTCCATTGCTGATCGGTTCTCCAAGGCACAGAAGATACGAGTGCTCCCAGCAGTGGGCAGGGACCCTGAGTCAGACAGACTAGCCAGAATTAAG AAAGAGGAGGTGAATCTAAGAGCAAACGTGCGTAAGGAGAGCCAGAAACGTCGTATTAGAGAGCGCCATGCTCAAAAGGGTGGTCTGACAGCATCGTACCTGGAGCCTGATCGTGAGCTGGACCTGGAGGATGACATTGGTGCCATCAAGAGCAGTGTGCGCTCCAGGGTGTACAAGGCCTACGATAGTGAGGATGGTAGCAGTGATGAGGAGAGGCAGAGGCTACTGCAAGCTAAGAAGGACGATGAGGGGACCAAGAGAG AATCTGGTGTCAAAGTAAAGAGAAGCAAACAACGTATCCTGAGCGATGAAGATGAAAGTGACTGA
- the LOC135340642 gene encoding cytochrome P450 3A24-like: protein MLSSWSLGLGALVLLLYWIYKKLWLPFQVFKRLGIKGPKPEPILGNARLRQKIGLIKFISLLYKDYGPISGFYFGIDPQLVIFDLDILKQVLVKEFDSFMDRPIFPDFIRRKPNSPHGLLQERGEAWKAARRTLTPTFSAAKMKMMVPLIENSAQGLLKRMEEIAESGQSADIFKVFGSFTMETIIATAFGRVMDIQGGENDELTNAADLIFRGAAEGNKTSVAYVLPLTNNFPWLVPVLRFLMSRSQRVRAVETLKDTALSLINERRKSGPQGNYKDMLQLMIDATVDEEGEQSCPVGGKKLTNEQITAHSITFFLAGYETTANTLSYTAYLLALHPEVQEKLQRDIDSYMEDNPDAGLYEASQEITYLDLVVQESLRLYPPAPMTLRLCNKTITINDLTIPKGVSVTVPIAHLHKDPQYWEEPDKFIPERFTSEEKAKRPQLCYMPFGHGPRNCIGMRFAMLEAKLALIEVLRKFSFVRAPDTEVPLETVVGITMAPKNGVFIKVIPRE from the exons ATGTTATCCTCGTGGAGTTTAGGACTTGGAGCACTGGTACTTCTACTGTACTGGATTTATAA GAAGCTATGGCTACCATTTCAGGTCTTCAAACGTCTCGGAATCAAAGGACCGAAACCAGAGCCGATCCTTGGAAACGCTAGACTCCGACAGAAGATT gGCCTGATCAAGTTCATCAGTTTGCTCTATAAAGATTATGGACCCATCTCTGG GTTCTATTTCGGGATTGATCCTCAACTTGTGATCTTTGACCTGGACATTTTGAAGCAAGTGCTAGTGAAGGAGTTCGACTCCTTTATGGACAGACCA ATATTCCCTGACTTTATACGTCGTAAGCCCAACTCACCTCATGGACTACTCCAGGAGCGTGGAGAAGCTTGGAAGGCTGCCAGACGAACTCTCACTCCCACCTTCTCAGCTGCCAAGATGAAGATG atgGTTCCCCTGATTGAGAACAGTGCTCAGGGTCTACTGAAGAGGATGGAGGAGATTGCCGAGTCTGGACAGAGTGCAGATATCTTCAA AGTTTTTGGCTCATTCACCATGGAGACCATTATAGCGACAGCATTCGGACGAGTGATGGACATTCAGGGCGGGGAGAATGATGAGCTGACTAATGCTGCCGACCTCATATTCAGAGGAGCTGCAGAAGGAAACAAAACCTCTGTGGCATATGTACTACCTCTCACCA ataactTCCCCTGGTTGGTGCCTGTTTTGCGCTTCCTTATGTCCCGATCGCAGAGGGTACGGGCAGTAGAAACACTGAAAGATACAGCCCTTAGTTTAATAAATGAACGCAGAAAAAGTGGCCCCCAAGGAAAT TACAAGGACATGCTTCAGCTGATGATAGACGCTACTGTGGATGAGGAAGGGGAGCAGTCTTGTCCAGTCGGTGGTAAGAAACTGACCAACGAGCAGATTACCGCTCATTCGATAACGTTTTTCCTGGCTGGCTATGAGACCACTGCCAACACCCTCTCCTACACGGCCTACTTGCTGGCACTCCACCCTGAAGTGCAGGAGAAGCTCCAGAGGGACATAGACAGTTACATGGAGGACAACCCC GATGCTGGTCTGTACGAGGCCAGTCAGGAGATCACCTATCTGGATCTGGTGGTGCAAGAATCACTCAGACTGTACCCTCCTGCACCAAT GACTCTACGCCTGTGTAACAAGACCATTACCATCAATGACCTGACTATCCCAAAAGGAGTGTCCGTGACCGTTCCTATTGCACACCTGCACAAGGACCCACAGTATTGGGAGGAACCTGACAAGTTCATCCCTGAAAG GTTCACCTCTGAGGAGAAGGCCAAGCGCCCACAGCTGTGTTACATGCCATTCGGACATGGCCCTAGAAACTGCATTGGTATGAGGTTTGCTATGCTTGAAGCTAAACTGGCTCTGATTGAAGTGCTGAGGAAGTTCTCTTTTGTGAGGGCCCCCGACACAGAG GTTCCCCTGGAGACTGTGGTAGGGATCACCATGGCTCCCAAGAATGGAGTCTTCATTAAAGTTATACCTAGAGAGTGA
- the LOC135340629 gene encoding AMP deaminase 2-like has translation MASPADHSHELARRQTTQAFETLARTIHRLESRIENTRSPPQSPLKRQESVDNSDADTETDDEELLEHFSNTGTYVPDTSSPNYVFEYPGDRTGSEEFNLLEIQAAEKKITIDTAAATATRLERESTLVDGGVCMSVPFSRVTISKPCLAEGETQDQEALLDGLDEAQDLLQAALAVRLRYMDLSLQNYCGTTRQMLEGKNPPSSMFCSMSSKEMAVNYTPEGDIIREWTSSVPTPVDKFDPHGSAFPKASLNFSIKMERGFIVLTQGDEEQPLSDKEQEVLKDEVLSDHGFMPKLKDEFVGEMNKMLALAAHGPIKTFCYRRLRYLESRFQLHTMLNEMKELRAQKLVPHRDFYNVRKVDTHIHAASGMNQKHLLRFIKKKIRSNPDDIVSLRDAQQLTLSQLFKSLNLKAYDLNVDNLDVHADRNTFHRFDKFNTKYNPIGESRLREVFLKTNNDMKGRYFAEITKEVMDDLTDSKYQMAEPRISIYGRSKDEWDNLATWAVDHKLYCDNVRWLIQIPRIYDIYRSKNLLKNFGKMLENIFVPLFEVTLDPSTHPKLHQFLNQVTGFDSVDDESKAEHHYFQSTTPEPQDWVSEENPPYSYYIFYMYANISILNRLRKIRGFNTFVLRPHCGEAGPASHLVAAFMLAENISHGLLLRKVPALQYLYYLAQVGVAMSPLSNNSLFLDYNRNPLPTYFSRGLLVSLSTDDPLQFHFTREPLMEEYSIAAQVWKLSPCDMCELARNSVLMSSFEHSVKQYWIGKDYREDGPAGNDITRTNVPNIRVAYRHETLVDELKHIIKKQ, from the exons ATGGCATCACCTGCTGACCATTCTCACGAACTAGCGAGGCGACAAACAACACAAGCGTTTGAGACATTGGCAAGGACAATCCATCGTCTAGAGAGCAGGATAG agaATACCCGTTCTCCACCCCAGAGCCCCCTCAAGCGCCAAGAGTCCGTGGACAACTCTGATGCAGACACAGAGACTGACGATGAAGAGCTGCTTGAGCACTTCTCCAACACTGGGACCTATGtgcctg ACACCTCCTCCCCTAACTACGTGTTTGAGTACCCGGGGGACAGGACCGGCAGCGAGGAGTTCAACTTGTTGGAAATACAGGCAGCAGAGAAGAAGATCACCATCGACACTGCCGCAGCTACAGCCACAAG GCTTGAAAGAGAGTCAACTCTGGTTGATGGCGGTGTGTGTATGTCCGTGCCGTTCAGTCGAGTGACCATCAGTAAGCCTTGTCTAGCCGAGGGGGAAACACAGGATCAGGAG GCCCTGCTGGATGGGCTGGACGAGGCCCAAGACTTGCTCCAAGCAGCCCTGGCTGTCAGACTGCGATACATGGACCTGAGTCTACAAAACTACTGTGGAACCACTCGACAGATGCTGGAAGGAAAGAATCCACCAAGCTCCATGTTCTGCAGTATGAGCTCAAAGGAAATGGCTGTTAACTACACGCCAGAGGGAGACATTATTAGGGAGTGGA CCTCTAGCGTGCCAACTCCAGTGGACAAGTTCGACCCCCACGGATCAGCCTTCCCCAAAGCCTCACTCAACTTCTCTATCAAGATGGAGAGAGGGTTCATTGTTCTTACACAGGGCGACGAAGAGCAGCCTCTCTCTGACAAG GAGCAGGAGGTGTTGAAAGATGAGGTGCTCTCTGACCACGGCTTCATGCCCAAGCTCAAGGATGAGTTTGTGGGAGAGATGAACAAGATGCTGGCCCTAGCTGCTCATGGCCCAAT AAAGACATTCTGTTACCGACGATTGAGATACCTTGAGTCCCGCTTCCAGCTGCACACGATGCTCAACGAGATGAAGGAATTGAGGGCACAGAAACTAGTCCCTCACAGAGACTTCTATAACGTCAGGAAG GTGGACACTCATATCCATGCGGCCTCGGGCATGAATCAGAAGCACCTGCTGCGATTCATCAAGAAGAAGATTCGTTCCAACCCCGATGACATTGTCTCTCTGAGGGACGCACAGCAGCTGACACTCAGTCAG TTGTTCAAGTCTCTGAATCTGAAGGCCTACGACTTAAACGTGGATAACTTGGACGTTCATGCC GACCGAAACACGTTTCACAGGTTTGACAAGTTCAACACCAAGTACAACCCGATAG GGGAGAGTCGACTGAGGGAGGTGTTCTTGAAGACTAACAATGACATGAAGGGCCGTTACTTTGCTGAGATCACCAAG GAGGTGATGGACGATCTGACAGACAGCAAGTATCAAATGGCCGAGCCACGTATCTCCATATATGGGCGTTCCAAAGATGAGTGGGACAACCTGGCAACGTGGGCGGTGGACCACAAGCTCTATTGTGACAACGTGCGCTGGCTCATTCAGATtccaagaatcta tGACATCTATCGCTCTAAGAACCTGTTGAAGAACTTTGGGAAGATGCTGGAGAATATCTTTGTCCCTCTGTTTGAGGTGACCCTTGACCCCAGCACTCACCCCAAGCTGCACCAGTTCCTCAATCAG GTGACTGGCTTTGACAGTGTTGACGATGAGAGCAAAGCAGAGCATCACTACTTCCAGTCCACGACCCCTGAACCCCAGGACTGGGTGTCAGAGGAGAACCCTCCATATTCCTACTACATCTTCTACATGTACGCCAACATCTCCATCCTCAACAGACTCAGAAA GATTCGAGGGTTTAACACTTTTGTCCTGCGTCCCCACTGCGGTGAGGCTGGTCCAGCCAGTCATCTTGTCGCTGCCTTCATGTTGGCAGAGAACATCTCTCATGGCCTCCTGCTCAGAAAG GTCCCTGCCCTGCAATATTTGTACTACCTTGctcaagtgggtgtggccatgtCCCCCCTTAGCAACAACAGCCTCTTCCTTGACTACAACAGGAACCCACTGCCCACCTACTTCTCCCGAGGACTCCTCGTGTCCCTCTCCACCGACGACCCTCTACAGTTCCACTTTACCAGG GAGCCACTGATGGAAGAGTACAGCATTGCTGCTCAAGTGTGGAAGCTCAGTCCCTGTGACATGTGCGAGTTGGCCAGGAACTCTGTCCTCATGAGCAGCTTTGAGCATTCT gtgAAGCAGTACTGGATAGGCAAGGACTACCGGGAGGATGGTCCGGCTGGGAATGACATCACTAGGACCAATGTACCCAACATCCGTGTGGCTTACAG GCACGAGACGTTGGTGGATGAGCTGAAGCATATTATAAAGAAGCAGTAA